A window of the Desulfobacterales bacterium genome harbors these coding sequences:
- a CDS encoding SUMF1/EgtB/PvdO family nonheme iron enzyme translates to MDACRLKVLLIFMSVFILGLLLVSMPVNAASRGISVTTKTSSGAAREIQLYSGYHALVIGCGDYRAGWPRLPNPVKDAKAVVDLLKRSGWNVDLLEDPDGNSLKRELNRLVTGPGRDKEKAILVWFSGHGQTIEEADGTKLGYLVPVDAPDPEKDLLGFMERAVSMRQVETVSKQILSKHVLMLFDSCFSGAIFQMVRAKPSAYIEEKVSFPVRQFITAGTETEQVPDRSVFKDVFIQGIKDGFADLNRDTYITGEELGAYLQEKVINYSRKTQHPQYGKINNPKLDKGDFVFAVAGIGAAAPAVAVDAGLSAERKRLEEERQELEKMKAEIAERKRIEDERRQIEAEKQKILAMGKRSDVAPGAGKKIQNSLGMEFVYIRPGSFTMGSPANESGRDDDEKQHQVTLTKGFYLQTTEVTQGQWQAVMGNNPSNFKNCGESCPVESVSWNDAQAFIQKLNQQDGSDVYRLPTEAEWEYAARAGSATAFANGDISKTGCEYDANLDAMGWYCGNSKDTTHKVAQKKSNAWGLYDMHGNVWEWCQDWYGDYSSGSVTDHSGQSSGSSRVLRGGSWDDGAWILPLRHSLLAQSR, encoded by the coding sequence ATGGACGCCTGCCGATTGAAAGTCCTGTTAATTTTTATGTCCGTGTTCATCCTGGGCTTGCTGCTCGTGTCCATGCCTGTAAATGCCGCTTCCAGGGGAATCAGCGTCACAACCAAAACGTCCTCCGGCGCTGCTAGGGAAATACAGCTTTATTCCGGCTACCATGCATTGGTGATAGGATGCGGTGACTACCGCGCCGGCTGGCCGCGGCTTCCCAATCCGGTAAAGGATGCCAAGGCAGTGGTGGATCTGCTTAAGCGGTCCGGGTGGAATGTGGATTTGCTGGAAGATCCTGACGGAAATTCCTTGAAAAGGGAATTAAACAGGCTGGTTACCGGTCCCGGCCGGGATAAGGAAAAGGCCATTCTGGTGTGGTTTTCCGGGCACGGCCAGACCATCGAAGAGGCCGACGGGACCAAGCTGGGATATCTGGTGCCGGTGGATGCGCCGGACCCGGAAAAGGATTTGCTGGGCTTTATGGAACGGGCCGTGAGCATGCGCCAGGTTGAGACCGTATCCAAACAGATTTTGTCAAAGCATGTGCTGATGCTGTTTGACTCCTGCTTTTCCGGGGCCATCTTTCAAATGGTCCGGGCCAAGCCTTCGGCCTATATCGAGGAGAAAGTATCCTTTCCGGTCAGGCAATTCATTACCGCCGGCACGGAAACCGAACAGGTACCCGATCGGTCGGTTTTTAAGGATGTGTTTATTCAAGGGATAAAGGACGGTTTTGCGGATTTGAACCGAGACACGTATATCACCGGCGAAGAACTCGGCGCATACCTCCAGGAAAAAGTGATTAATTACTCCCGCAAGACCCAGCATCCGCAGTACGGCAAGATCAACAACCCGAAACTGGACAAGGGCGACTTTGTCTTTGCGGTTGCCGGAATCGGTGCTGCAGCGCCGGCAGTGGCTGTAGATGCCGGTTTGTCGGCCGAACGCAAGCGTCTTGAAGAAGAGCGCCAAGAGCTTGAAAAGATGAAAGCTGAGATTGCGGAACGCAAAAGGATTGAGGATGAACGCCGGCAGATCGAGGCTGAAAAACAGAAAATACTGGCCATGGGCAAACGGTCGGATGTTGCCCCCGGCGCCGGCAAAAAAATCCAAAACAGTCTCGGCATGGAGTTTGTTTACATCCGGCCGGGGTCATTTACGATGGGAAGCCCTGCCAATGAATCCGGGCGTGATGATGATGAAAAGCAGCATCAGGTGACCTTGACCAAAGGGTTTTATTTGCAGACCACGGAAGTAACCCAGGGGCAGTGGCAAGCAGTCATGGGCAACAACCCATCAAACTTTAAAAACTGCGGAGAAAGCTGCCCGGTGGAGAGTGTGTCCTGGAACGATGCCCAAGCGTTTATCCAAAAACTGAACCAACAGGATGGGAGCGATGTTTACCGGCTGCCCACCGAAGCCGAGTGGGAATACGCGGCCCGGGCCGGGAGCGCGACAGCCTTTGCCAATGGCGACATTTCGAAAACGGGGTGCGAATATGACGCCAATCTGGATGCCATGGGGTGGTACTGCGGCAATTCAAAAGATACCACTCATAAGGTCGCTCAAAAAAAGTCCAACGCATGGGGCCTGTATGACATGCACG